AAGCCTTGGATCGATTTGCTTAGACTCTGATTCTTCCTGTTCCTTAGCAAGTTCAGCCGCTTGTTCTTCGTCTAAAACTTCCCAACCATTACCTTCGCGCATTATTACTTCACTGTTATCAGCAAAGGCACGCATTGGTTTTTCAATGATGACAAGTTCTTCAGCAATATCTTTTAAATTTATCATTCCGTCAGATGCGTCATGATAATGTTCATCATCTTCACTATCTGCATAGTAGCCATCTAAATCAAATATTTCCTGTGAAGTTGTATCAAGCGGTACTTCAACTGGTTGTAAAGTTCTTGCACAAGGCATTGTATATGTGCCAGTGATATGCATATCTGCAATAACTTCATTTGATTTTACTGTTAACTCACCATCGATAGTAATATCTGATAAATCTATTAAATCCAATGTTTCTTTTAAATGATCAAAGTTAACCGTTTGATGAAATTCAAAAGGTTTATCTTGATATTTTCTTAATTGTGTTATCGACCATTTCATACGGCTTCACCTCTAACAAGCACAAAATTTATTTTAACTTTATAGACATAAGTTGTCAAGATTTTTTCTTAACACTTATGTATCTGATATAATATTAATAATGAATACTGAAAGGAAGAAATGCAAATGAAAAGTGTTGCGCTAATTACCGAGTATAATCCCTTCCACAATGGTCACTTATACCATGCTCAGCAGTCAAAGTCAATGACCCAATCTGATGTATCAATAGCTATAATGAGCGGTCAATTTGTAATGCGTGGCGAACCAGCAATTTATAATAAATTTGTAAGAGCCGAAATGGCACTATCTGCCGTTGACATCGTCGTCGAATTACCCGCCTATGCTTCTATGTCAGCAGGACAATATTTTGCTAATAGCGCAATACAAGTTGCTGATTATCTTGACGCAAATCATTTATCTTTTGGTAGTGAGTCTGGAAACATAAACGAATTTCATAAGACGGCCAACGAAATGAAAGCAATTGAACAATCGCCAATATTTGCGCAAAAGCAAAAAGAAGGTAAAAGCTATCCTCGTATTTTAGGTGAACTGCTTGAGCATAATGAATTATTAAAAGAACCTAATAACACGTTAGGCTTATCTTACATACAAGCCATTAATAATCTTGCTCCTCAAATAACACCATGGACGATACAACGCCATCAAGCGCATCACCATGACGACGGCATTACAAATCATTCATTTGCAAGTGGCACCTCTATAAGAAATGCCTTAATTGCTAATCAAAATGGTTGGCAAAATGTAGTACCTTCTCAAATAGTACAATTATACCGACATCCTAAAGCCGATACAGAATCTTGCTTCCCTTTTATTAAACACACAGTTTTGACTCATGATGCAAACCAACTGCGTCAAATACACACAATGAGCGAAGGATTGGAGCAAAGATTAAAAAAAGTAATTTCAGCATCGACTTCTCACTCTCAGCTTATCGACGCTTTAAAATCTAAACGTTATACACGTACACATATTCAAAGAGTATTAATGAATGTATTATTAAATTTTCAGCAGCATGAGAAGCCACAAACATTAGATGCAGTACATATATTAGGCATGAGCAAGCGCGGACAAGCTTATATCAAACATTTAAAAGCTCAATTTCCTGAGCGCAACTATATAACTAATATTAATAAGCAAAACGCACATCTTTTTAAATATGAAATCCAAGCTACGAATGTATACAACAATATATTTAATAATACAGCCACCGACTTTAATACCCCGGTTATCATTAAAAAGTAAACACTTTTAGCAATGACACTAACACGATTATCTAATCAATATAGTTAGTGTCATTTATTTTTTTATTCAAAAATGCCATCTTCTAAATTTGCCAAATATCAATTTCTAACAAGACCCCTATATAATCTATAACCCTACTACTAACCAACAATAATATATGACCACTCTTATTTTGAGCAAGACTTCTGACGGAAGAGAAAGTGTCTCGAGACCACAGGCTCGAGCCTTTCCCGTAGGAAAGCATAGCTCAAAATATATTACTTACAATCCTCTTCATAATAAAAATAAAAATGAATTAAAGAGTTATCCTAATAACATCGTTGTCTCCATCCCCTTTAACACACTTTTATTTTGAGCTAGACTCCTGACGGAATAGAAAGTGTCTCGAGACCACAGGCTCGAGCCTTTCCCGTAGGAAAGCACAGCTCAAAATATATTACTTACATAACACTTCCTAATAAAAATAATGATGAATGAAATGGCTAACTGAATAAGCACTGTTGTTTCCATTCTCACAAAAAACTCTTATTTTGAGCTTGACTCCTGACGGAATAGAAAGTGTCTCGAGACTACAGGCTCGAGCCTTTCCCGTAGGAAAGCACAGCTCAAAATAATCATAAATAAAAGCCAAACAATATAACGTAATAATATTGCTTGGCTTTAATCATCTTTTATTTTTTAAACTTTTCATTCAATGCTTTAGCAACATGTTTAGGTACAAAATCAGATACATCCGCTTTATAAGCCGCAACCTCTTTTACTACACTTGAACTTATAAATGAATAATTCGTACTAGTCATCATATAAAAAGTTTCAACATCACTATTTAACTTTTTATTCATAGAAGTTAAACGCAATTCATATTCAAAGTCACTTACCGCTCTTAGCCCTCTTATTATTGTTTTAGCTCCAATTTCGTCACAAAAATCAACTAATAATCCGCTAAATTGATGAACAACCACATTATCCAAATGCTTTACAGACTCCTTAATTAACTCGATACGTTCATCTACCGAAAATGTTCCAGCCTTACTACTATTTTTTAAGACACAAATATGTATTTCTTCAAATCGATCCGCACTTCGTTCGATAATATCGAGATGACCATATGTAATGGGATCAAAACTACCTGGGATTACTGCTTTTGTATTAGTCATATGAAACTCCTTTTTTAAGTAACAAAGTATCCGTTAATCCATAATGATAACGTTTAATTGCTTCAAAAGCTGTATAATCAATATCCTCTTTATGATTAAACTCACAAACGATAATACCATTTTCTTTTAATAAATCAAATTTATCAATTCCTACTAAAGCCTCGTCTATCAACCCTTTTTCATAAGGAGGATCTAAAAAGATAACATCAAATTGAATTTCTCTTTTATTCAATGCTTTGAGCGCTCTGTCGGCGTTATTTTTATAAACTTCAGCTTTATCCATGATATCTAAACTTTTTAAGTTCCCCTTTATCACTTGTACAGCTTTAAAGTTTTGGTCTACAAAAATCATTTTTTCCATACCTCTAGAAAGTGCTTCTATACCTAAAGCGCCACTTCCAGCAAAAAGGTCTAAACCAATACCGCTAATTTCATGCAAACTATTAAATATTCCTTCTTTAACTTTATCCATTGTTGGTCGAGTGTTACGACCCTCCATACTTTCTAAAGGTTTACTTTTATGTATACCAGAAATCACTCTCATGGTACTCCCACTTCCAATCCAAATATAAATTTTATATAATGCATTATGCATATTAATTAGGAGGTTACTTATGAAACAGTCTTTTATTTATCTAGGAGAAGGTCTAACTGACCTATTTGAATTTACAACACTTATCGAATATAACTATAAACGTGTTGATGCTGTGGTATTTTTCCATACTCCTAAATCACAAAAACAACTTAGTTCCGTTGCTTTAGTCATGCAACCAACTTCAGAAAATCACTTTCAAGCTATTTACATTATGTTAAATGCAGTAAAGTATCCATACCCACAAAGTAATAAGAAGAACGATATTATCACTGCTAGCGCAAACAACTACAATATTCCGATTAAAGGCGTAGACGTGCAGCCACCCGAAACTTTTCATGATCACGAATTGTACTTTAATTATTTAAAAAGCGTATTACGTCTACAAAACTGGATACCACCATTACAATAAGTAATCGTAACAACGTTAATTTCAATAATTAAGATAGCTCATGCTTCTCTTTTTCATAAACTTTTTTCAAATATTTATAGGGTGAGCCATCAATGTTTCTCACATATTTAAGCTTCATTAATTTGTTAACTACATCGTCAGCGTCCGCTTCATTAACATACAATACAACATACTTCTTTTGTTTATTTGTAGCAACGATGTGGCCAAATTTTCGAATTTGTCGTTCGTGTTTCATATGTTTAAGATAAATAATTAAACTTGTTCTTGAAATTATGTTCATATTCTTCATCACTCCGTTTATTAGCCACTTCATAATATCACGTCTGCATAAAATTATAAATGATATTTGCTTTTATACTTATACACGTTTTGATACGATATTACATATATTTATCCAATTAGGAGGTTAATAATGACGAAATTAAATACCGTACTAAAAGGCGCATTTGTCACTACAATCGGTGTGGTAAGTAGCATATTTTTCATTTCTAAGTATACAATTAAACCTAAAAATAAAACAATTCCTGCATTTTTCACACATCCTGCGCCTTATATTTTTGCACATAGAGGTGGCATGGCCGTAAGACCTGAATTAACAAAATTAGCATTCGATAACGCTATTAATTATAGAATTGACGGATTTGAAACAGATGTAAGATTAACGAAAGATAAACAACTAGTAGTATTTCATGATGCTACAGTTGATCGTACGACGAACGGTTCTGGCAAAGTAGCCGAACATACATTAGAAGAACTTAAACAGTTGGACGCAGGCTATTATTTTTCTGATATTAATAAGCAGTATGTTTATCGTGGACACAAAGATGCAAAAATTTTATCTTTTGCAGAATTATTATCTTTATATCCAAACCATCTTATAAATGTTGATTTAAAAGATGCGCCAAATAGCGAGCAAGGTCAATTAGCGCCAAACATTATGTTTGAAGAAATTATTAAACACAACGCTCAAGAGCGCGTATTAGTTACAAGTTTCCACGAACAACAAATAAAACGTTTTAATGATATTAGTAATGGCGTTGTTGCTATAGGTGCGAGTCAAAATGAAGTTGCCGATGGATTTATAAAATTTATGTCAGGCCTTGGCAATACTTACCAAGGCAATGCCAATACTTTCCAAATGCCACCTAGTTTTAAAGGTATTAGTTTAACTTCACCAAAATTTATTGCTTGGTTAATCCAACGCAATATTATCCCTGGCTATTATGATGTTAACAATATAGACTTAATGCAAGATTTAATAAATAAAGGTGCACATACGATAGTTACCGATAATCCTGAATTAGCCGACCGTTTTAAAGCAATTTCTTAATCAATATATTTTATTTTCAACACACATTTATATATAAGCATAAAAAAGCACTCAAACTTAGTTTGAGTGCTTTTAAATATATTATAATGAGCAGTTACATGACCCACCGGTCGAACAACCACCTGCATCTTTTTGAAAGAACGGATTCCCTGCTTCGATTTTTACATTCTCAGAAAAAGCAAATGCTATTTTAGTAATAATTTCATCTACTAACGTTTGTAACGCCATTTCTTTTTTCTTAAAGTCGACAACTACTGGTAAAGTTTCGTAAGCTCTTTTTCGTTTTCGAGTATCCATCATGACATTTTGATAATCCGGGTGATATTTACCAAAACGCATAACTTCATCATACTTTTCTTTTGATTTTAAAAATGCTTGATATAGTAAATGTGCCTCATCATTATCTGCTAATTCCTTTTCGGCCATTTTATAATCTTGATATAATTCTGACTTAACAATCATTTCTCCTAAGCCTTCAATATCATCTAATACTGACACTGTTTCTTCTGTAATCATCTATAGTACACCTCGCCTTATTTGTCTTTAATAAATATTAACGTATAGTAATCGTCCATTACATCTCCGCCCATTTGATTATATTTCTTATTTAACATTCTTGAGCGATGTATATCTGAGTTCATCCAACTATTAATGAGCGTTGGTACATCATTAAATTCGTAGCCGACATTTTGACTCGTTGAGACGAATGGTACTTGTTTAGCATTTAACTGTTGTTTTAATGCGTCTTCGGTAAATTCAACACTATCTGACCCCGTAGCATCATATAAATTATAAGAAGCTATATTAGAGAGTTGGTTATTTATTTTTAAAGGTTTTAATCCTTTAAGTTTTCTCATTTCATTAGTAACTTCATATAAAGTCATTAATTGATTTGGATTTTGTTCATAAGGTAACGCATCTTCTTTTGGTTTTTTAGTATCTTCTGAATTAACCGTTTGATATGGTTTAAACGTGTTAAGTGCATCACTGTCTAAAAAGCGTACACCGATAATTTTGTTAGATTGTTGGTCTATATATACTTGAGCGTACATTTTACCGAATTTAACTAACGTTTGTGTTTTCATATCTTCGTCTGATAATTCTAAATCATATTTTTTCCCATTAACGTGAATTGTGGGTTCTGGATTTATCGTTAAATGTTCGAATACTGACGACGCTCTGTCTTGTATTTTAAGTGGGCTAACATCGGCATTTTTTCCTGTAGCATACACTGATTTGATAATGTCTTTTTTCGTCGTCACAACATAATATTGATTATTGCCCCTAAACACATAATTTTTAAACCCATTTTGGTATGGATATGTACGATCTGCTTGCCCAAATTTTTTAGTTAAATGGTTAATATTTTTACCCATCCATGTGCCTACACCTTTTTTAGGTATTTTATTTTCAGTATTTTGTTTTTGAGGTTTAAAATCTTTATTTGAAGTAGTATTTTTACTATCTTTATTAGGATTTTCTAATACGTCAAATTTCAACCTAGGTGAATAAAATAAGTAAATTAAAAATATAATTAATACTATTACACCAATAACTTTTATTATTAGTTTGTTCATTTTTCACCCACCTAATTTATCTTATACACATTGTACATGTTTTGTTAATATACAATCAAGATATCTTATTTATACAAATAATTCAGTTTTTAACATTTCTAACTTTACTATTATAGCTTTAATTATAGGGTATACAACCTAATGAGGTGAACAGAATGGAACAAATTAGCATTCAAGGTGCAAGACAAAATAACTTAAAGAATATTTCAATAGATATTCCTAAACATAAAATAACTGTTTTTACTGGCCGTTCAGGTTCTGGGAAATCATCACTCGTGTTTAATACGATAGCTGCAGAATCTGAAAGATTATTAAATGAAACCTACTCTTCATACATACAACATCAACTGACTCAATATGAAAAACCCGACGTCGATTTAATCGCTCATCTACCCGTCGCAATGATTATAAATCAGAAAAGACTCGGTGGTAATTCAAGGTCTACCGTAGGAACGATTACCGATATCTACGCTTCAGTAAGATTACTTTGGTCACGCATAGGAGAGCCGTTTGTAGGCTATTCAGATATTTTCTCTTTTAATAATACAAAAGGCATGTGTGAAACATGTTCAGGTCTAGGTTATGTTGAAGATATCGATTTAAATGAGTTGCTCGATTATGACAAGTCTTTAAATGAAGATGCGATAAACTTTCCTTCTTTTAGACCTGACAGTTGGCGAGGAAAAAGGTACTTATACTCAGGTCTTTTTGACAATGATAAAAAGCTAAAAGATTATACTAAAGAAGAGATGGATACTTTATTATATACCAAACCTAAAAAGCTTAAAAATCCGCCAAGTAATTGGCCACGAACTGCAAAATTTGAAGGATTAATACATCGCTTCAGACGTTCATTTTTATTAAGTGACAATTTTGAAAAAAATAAATTCAAGCAAGATGTAGACCGTGTAGTTACACAATCGGATTGCCCTACTTGTAATGGCAAAAGATTAAATCAAGAAGTGCTAAGTTGTAAAATAAATGGACTAGATATTGCTGACTTTACTAATCTATCCATTAATGATGCTATTGCATTTTTAAAAAAAATTGATAACGATAAAGCTAATGTAATCAAAGCACCTTTACTTGAACAACTTGAAGCTTTAAGAGACATTGGGTTGAACTATTTAACTTTATCACGTCCTACTCCTACACTTTCAGGTGGAGAATCACAACGTATAAAATTAATTAGACATTTAAATAGTCCTTTAAGTGATTTAGTTTATATTATTGATGAACCAAGTATAGGTCTACATCCAGAAGATATTCAACGCATTAATGAAATCATTCAATCTTTAAAAGCTAAAGGTAATACCGTTCTTGTCGTTGAACATGATCCAGATGTGATTCGAATTGCAGATTACGTTGTTGATTTAGGTCCAAAAGCAGGCAAACATGGTGGTAATATTACATTCACGGGCAGTTACGAAGATTTATTGGCTTCAAATACAAGTACGGGTGAGGCACTTAGAAAGCCAAAACATTTAAAAAGCAATCCTAGACCTTTTAAAGAAACTATTGAATTATCACATTTAACTCATAATAATTTAAAAGATATAACTGTAACTTTTCCACAACAAGCCATGTCAGTTATAACGGGTGTTGCTGGTTCAGGAAAAAGCTCGTTAATTAATTCTGGCTTCACATCACGCAATGACGTCAGCTATATTACGCAAAAAGCAGCCCATGCTTCTAGTCGTTCAAATCTATTAACTTTTATGGATATTTTTGATGAAGTTCGTTCATTCTTTAGTGAACACACTAATTTAAAGAAAAGTATGTTTAGCTATAATTCTGAAGGTGCATGTCCACAATGTCATGGTAAAGGTGTGCTCAAAACAGAACTTGCCTTTATGCCGGATTTCACGCAAGTTTGTGATTTGTGCCACGGCACACGTTATAATCCAGAAGTTTTAGAAGCGACAGTTAATAATTACTCTATCGCAGACATACTTGCCTTAACAGTAGATGAAGCACTTGAATACTTTGATCATAATGACAATATCATTGCTGCACTGCAGGCATTAAAAGCTACTGGTCTAAACTATATGACATTAGGACAATCTCTAAGTACGCTATCTGGTGGTGAAACACAACGAGCGAAGTTGAGTAAACATTTAATCGATAAAGTTGAAAATCATATCTTTATATTTGACGAACCAACTACAGGATTACATGAAAATGATATTCATATATTGATGAATTGTTTTGACGACCTTATCGCTGCAAACAATACCATCATATTGATAGAGCATAATTTAACCGTCATGACCCAAGCAGATTGGATTGTAGACATTGGCCCATATGCAGGTGAACAAGGTGGTCACTTACTATTTGAGGGCAGACCTCAAGAATTGTTAAATTACACATCATCATTTACAGCCAAACATTTAAAAAATTATATTACACAAAATAAATAAGCAGATTAAAATCTTATCTCAAAAATAAAAGGCAATTGCTGTTATCTAAACTAGCAATTGCCTTATTTAATATCGTCCCAGCAACATTTCATATTTAACTATATAAAAAAAACCAATCAACATGTATGATTTTCAAACAAGTTGATTGGTTAATTATTGGGCGCAAAGCCTTTTATAG
The Staphylococcus kloosii genome window above contains:
- a CDS encoding YceD family protein, which encodes MKWSITQLRKYQDKPFEFHQTVNFDHLKETLDLIDLSDITIDGELTVKSNEVIADMHITGTYTMPCARTLQPVEVPLDTTSQEIFDLDGYYADSEDDEHYHDASDGMINLKDIAEELVIIEKPMRAFADNSEVIMREGNGWEVLDEEQAAELAKEQEESESKQIDPRLQKLHQLYDEEQ
- a CDS encoding nucleotidyltransferase; this translates as MKSVALITEYNPFHNGHLYHAQQSKSMTQSDVSIAIMSGQFVMRGEPAIYNKFVRAEMALSAVDIVVELPAYASMSAGQYFANSAIQVADYLDANHLSFGSESGNINEFHKTANEMKAIEQSPIFAQKQKEGKSYPRILGELLEHNELLKEPNNTLGLSYIQAINNLAPQITPWTIQRHQAHHHDDGITNHSFASGTSIRNALIANQNGWQNVVPSQIVQLYRHPKADTESCFPFIKHTVLTHDANQLRQIHTMSEGLEQRLKKVISASTSHSQLIDALKSKRYTRTHIQRVLMNVLLNFQQHEKPQTLDAVHILGMSKRGQAYIKHLKAQFPERNYITNINKQNAHLFKYEIQATNVYNNIFNNTATDFNTPVIIKK
- the coaD gene encoding pantetheine-phosphate adenylyltransferase; amino-acid sequence: MTNTKAVIPGSFDPITYGHLDIIERSADRFEEIHICVLKNSSKAGTFSVDERIELIKESVKHLDNVVVHQFSGLLVDFCDEIGAKTIIRGLRAVSDFEYELRLTSMNKKLNSDVETFYMMTSTNYSFISSSVVKEVAAYKADVSDFVPKHVAKALNEKFKK
- the rsmD gene encoding 16S rRNA (guanine(966)-N(2))-methyltransferase RsmD — translated: MRVISGIHKSKPLESMEGRNTRPTMDKVKEGIFNSLHEISGIGLDLFAGSGALGIEALSRGMEKMIFVDQNFKAVQVIKGNLKSLDIMDKAEVYKNNADRALKALNKREIQFDVIFLDPPYEKGLIDEALVGIDKFDLLKENGIIVCEFNHKEDIDYTAFEAIKRYHYGLTDTLLLKKGVSYD
- a CDS encoding DUF7147 family protein gives rise to the protein MKQSFIYLGEGLTDLFEFTTLIEYNYKRVDAVVFFHTPKSQKQLSSVALVMQPTSENHFQAIYIMLNAVKYPYPQSNKKNDIITASANNYNIPIKGVDVQPPETFHDHELYFNYLKSVLRLQNWIPPLQ
- a CDS encoding YlbG family protein codes for the protein MNIISRTSLIIYLKHMKHERQIRKFGHIVATNKQKKYVVLYVNEADADDVVNKLMKLKYVRNIDGSPYKYLKKVYEKEKHELS
- a CDS encoding glycerophosphodiester phosphodiesterase; protein product: MTKLNTVLKGAFVTTIGVVSSIFFISKYTIKPKNKTIPAFFTHPAPYIFAHRGGMAVRPELTKLAFDNAINYRIDGFETDVRLTKDKQLVVFHDATVDRTTNGSGKVAEHTLEELKQLDAGYYFSDINKQYVYRGHKDAKILSFAELLSLYPNHLINVDLKDAPNSEQGQLAPNIMFEEIIKHNAQERVLVTSFHEQQIKRFNDISNGVVAIGASQNEVADGFIKFMSGLGNTYQGNANTFQMPPSFKGISLTSPKFIAWLIQRNIIPGYYDVNNIDLMQDLINKGAHTIVTDNPELADRFKAIS
- a CDS encoding YlbF family regulator: MITEETVSVLDDIEGLGEMIVKSELYQDYKMAEKELADNDEAHLLYQAFLKSKEKYDEVMRFGKYHPDYQNVMMDTRKRKRAYETLPVVVDFKKKEMALQTLVDEIITKIAFAFSENVKIEAGNPFFQKDAGGCSTGGSCNCSL
- a CDS encoding CAP-associated domain-containing protein; protein product: MNKLIIKVIGVIVLIIFLIYLFYSPRLKFDVLENPNKDSKNTTSNKDFKPQKQNTENKIPKKGVGTWMGKNINHLTKKFGQADRTYPYQNGFKNYVFRGNNQYYVVTTKKDIIKSVYATGKNADVSPLKIQDRASSVFEHLTINPEPTIHVNGKKYDLELSDEDMKTQTLVKFGKMYAQVYIDQQSNKIIGVRFLDSDALNTFKPYQTVNSEDTKKPKEDALPYEQNPNQLMTLYEVTNEMRKLKGLKPLKINNQLSNIASYNLYDATGSDSVEFTEDALKQQLNAKQVPFVSTSQNVGYEFNDVPTLINSWMNSDIHRSRMLNKKYNQMGGDVMDDYYTLIFIKDK
- a CDS encoding ATP-binding cassette domain-containing protein is translated as MEQISIQGARQNNLKNISIDIPKHKITVFTGRSGSGKSSLVFNTIAAESERLLNETYSSYIQHQLTQYEKPDVDLIAHLPVAMIINQKRLGGNSRSTVGTITDIYASVRLLWSRIGEPFVGYSDIFSFNNTKGMCETCSGLGYVEDIDLNELLDYDKSLNEDAINFPSFRPDSWRGKRYLYSGLFDNDKKLKDYTKEEMDTLLYTKPKKLKNPPSNWPRTAKFEGLIHRFRRSFLLSDNFEKNKFKQDVDRVVTQSDCPTCNGKRLNQEVLSCKINGLDIADFTNLSINDAIAFLKKIDNDKANVIKAPLLEQLEALRDIGLNYLTLSRPTPTLSGGESQRIKLIRHLNSPLSDLVYIIDEPSIGLHPEDIQRINEIIQSLKAKGNTVLVVEHDPDVIRIADYVVDLGPKAGKHGGNITFTGSYEDLLASNTSTGEALRKPKHLKSNPRPFKETIELSHLTHNNLKDITVTFPQQAMSVITGVAGSGKSSLINSGFTSRNDVSYITQKAAHASSRSNLLTFMDIFDEVRSFFSEHTNLKKSMFSYNSEGACPQCHGKGVLKTELAFMPDFTQVCDLCHGTRYNPEVLEATVNNYSIADILALTVDEALEYFDHNDNIIAALQALKATGLNYMTLGQSLSTLSGGETQRAKLSKHLIDKVENHIFIFDEPTTGLHENDIHILMNCFDDLIAANNTIILIEHNLTVMTQADWIVDIGPYAGEQGGHLLFEGRPQELLNYTSSFTAKHLKNYITQNK